One Etheostoma cragini isolate CJK2018 chromosome 6, CSU_Ecrag_1.0, whole genome shotgun sequence DNA window includes the following coding sequences:
- the s100a1 gene encoding protein S100-A1 produces the protein MCSHLQTAMEGLIAVFHSYSGKEGDKYKLSKAELKNLLQGELTEFLAASKDPMVVEKIMHDLDENKDGEVDFQEFVVLVAALTVACNEFFVDEDKSMKCKKDPGSK, from the exons ATGTGTTCCCACTTGCAAACTGCTATGGAGGGCCTCATCGCCGTGTTCCACTCCTACTCTGGAAAAGAAGGGGACAAGTACAAGCTCAGCAAAGCGGAGCTGAAGAACCTGTTACAGGGAGAACTCACCGAATTCCTTGCC GCCAGCAAGGACCCCATGGTGGTTGAGAAGATTATGCATGACCTGGATGAAAACAAGGACGGTGAGGTGGACTTCCAGGAGTTTGTCGTTCTGGTTGCTGCACTGACCGTCGCCTGTAATGAATTCTTCGTAGATGAGGATAAAAGCATGAAATGCAAGAAGGACCCTGGTTCCAAGTGA